From Tursiops truncatus isolate mTurTru1 chromosome 13, mTurTru1.mat.Y, whole genome shotgun sequence:
TGGTCTGGAGACCATCAATAAGAGTAAATAAGAAAATTGCTGCTCACACAGGAAtgatgaatcagccatacacagaCTGAGCACTGACTGTATACCCACTGTCACACAATGAGAGGACAGGCTGACAGTGTAGGTCCCTGGACTCTCCCTCAGCACCTCATATCCCCACAGACCAAGGCGGAGCCTGCAGAGCACAGAGTGGGCGCCGACTGGATATGTGCAGCCTACACCTGTACTGCAGCCTCTCCAGAGTACAGGTGTGCCACTCTACTCTAGGGGCGCAGGAAAGCAGttgcaatggaaaaaaatttggaGACCGTCCACAGTTAGCTTTCTTGGTTCATcaaaattttattaacaaaacCAGAGTGGGGGAGGCAAAGGTGCGGAGAGTCCGCAAGCCCTCCCAGGCACAGAgaacagagagacagaagaacagacaaGGATGTGAGGAAGTTCTGAGGCCCTGTGGTAAGGGCAAACAGGCGGTCAAACGGTGCACGGGCACAGGCAGAAACTCAGGGACCGTGGGAGGAACATGAATGGCAGACCAGACAAATGGGGGCTCCGGGGCCGCTCCCGCCCGCGCTGCAGGGCGGGAGGGCATCTGGACCGCTGGGGCTCAGCGGTCGGCGCTGGAGCGCAGGTCGGTCGTGAGCGGGTCGTGCTGGATGGTTTGGTGCAGCATCAGGGCCAGTAAGCCCGCCCGGTTGGTCATGGCAGTGCGGACATTGCGCTCTTGCTCAAACAGCTCGTCCAGCTTGTACCACTGCCGGGGGAGCAGGGGGAGCCGTGACAAGGGGATCCCCGagccaccccccctccccccgcatcCGCCGCCGAGACCTACCACGCGCACGCGCTCCAGGTCCACCTCGGCACGCCGCAGCTTCTCCCAGCAGTAGTGGCGGTTGCACTGGCGCTTGGGCAGGCGGCAGAACTCACCCGTGAGCTCAAAGACGTCACGTACAAGGGGGCACCCGCATACCTCGTCAGCTGGCACCTGCGGGGAGACCGGGGTGGGCGTGAGTGCGGAGCGGCGAGGCCGGGAGGAGGACAGGAGTGGGGGCCGGGGGGTGGGAAGGAAAGGCGAGGTGGGGGGAGTAGGAGGGGATGCAACAGGGAAAGGAGAGGCACGGAGGGCGAGGAGGCAGGGCAAGTGGGGGCTGTGGAAGTGGGCCGGCAGGAAGAAGGGAAgcgggagagggaggaaggaagtgtggcccgggggggaagggaggaggacagAATGGGGAAAGCTGAGGGAAAAGCTTACTTTGGGGTCCCGTGAGTGCTCGGGGCACAGCACCTGGAGCCGCTTGCAGTATGTCTTGCTCTGAGGATTGTAGACGTCGCAGAAGAGTCGTGTGGCCCTGGGGGTGTGGAGCAGAAAAGGTAGCAGAGAAGGTAGCAGAGGAAGCGGAGGGTGGCGCCCAGGCCCGGCCCCGCTAACCCCCGCAGTGCCCACACTCACCCCTCGATGCGGGTCGGGTACATGGACCCAAAGGACGTCTGGCTTTCGTACTGGAGGGGTGAGCACAAACGGAGGGACTGTGGATGTGCGCCGCGTGCCCTCGCGAGACggcacccccgcccccagggacCCAGGGATGTCCCCACACCGTCCACCCCCTCAGGCCGACACCCTGACCTTGGCGTAACAGCGCTCCATGTGGCGCAAGGCAACACGTGGGTTGATGGGGTGCCCGCAGGAGACACAGAAGATCTGCAGGTCCGTGTCATCGCTGTCACCCTCATTGCTCTGCACGGGGTAGAGGAGACGATGAGGCCAGGCGGGAGCAGGTACTGGGCCCTGCGCCGCTGCTGCACCCATGCCCGCTCACCTCCTCGTCCTCGCGCACAGCCTGCTGTTTGGCCCGCAGGATAATGGCCTCGAGCTCGTGGAATCGGCGCTCCATTTCCTGAAGGCGGGTGCGGGCGCTCTGCTGCTCCCGGCGGATGCGTTCGAGCAGCTTCTTGCCGTGCTCCTCAGCAATGCAGGGGCTCTGCTGCCACTGCTGGATGCGCTGGGGGAGGATCTCGTAGATGCGGCTGCAGGGAGGCAGTGAATTGGGTGAGCAGAGAAGGAGGCAAGGCAGTAAGGTGAGCAATGTGATCCAAGGGCACAGAGCAGATGGGTGACTCAGTGGTGAAAGGTAAGGAACCAGGTGACTGAAGGGCAGATGGCTGGGCGGACAGACAGACGGATGCGGGAGCAGGTGGATGGCCCGGTGGGTGCTGGGTGACTGAATGGTGACTGACCGGCAGACACACAGGGGGCTCTGGCCATGCCCCACCCTATACTCCCTGACTCCCCTGAACCCTCCAGCAATGACTCACTTGGCTGCCAACTTCATGCCGCAGTCATCTGAGCAATACTTGGAGCCGGGCTGGGCAGCGCGCACACAGCCAGGGCCCAGGCACTGCGGCAGCAACGCAGGGTCCTTGGCGTCAGTGCGCTCCGGGTGTTTCCATTTGTCCTTGTGCTTCTGCTTCTGCCGATGCCGCTTgtatctttcttccttctgtggGACAAGATGGGCCAGGGCAGGGCGCAGCTGAAGTCAGCCCCGCACCCCTGTTTCCCCCTGCACCCCAGCCCTTCAGCCCCTGACCTTCGcactccctccccacacccactgcACCCTCTCGGTCACCTTCTTCTCAGACTTCTTCTCCCGACGCTTCACATGCTTCACTTTCACCGCCCTCTTCCGCAGCGCAGGGTCCAGGAACGGGGACTCCTCCGTGTCACTCATCCAGGGCTGCAAGTGAGGCACACGCTGATTCGCCTACTCCACTCGTGACTTCCCTAGCACCTGCTCGGTCCCCACGTCAGTATTCCATACCCtctgcctcctctctcctcaTCATGGACACTCTCTGCTTCTGCAACCACTACCCTTCCACATGGGACGCTCTGTCTGCTCACCAGGCCATGGTCATCAAAGGCTCCTGCACAGAAGTCCTGGTACAGGTCAGGGTCCAGTGGGAGGTCCTCGTCCGAGAGTGGCTCGGGTGTAGCCGTAGCCTCAGGCAGCTCCttgactgctgctgctgccactgcccccTCGTCCTCGCGGATACGCCCCAGCTTCTGCGACGGCTGTGGCTGCTGCTGGGTGGGCAGTGGCCGGCGAGGCCTTGGCAGGGACTCTGAGGGCATCACCGGCGAGAGCTGCAGGGCAGAATCTCAGGACTGGCCCTGACCGCCCTGCCCGcaggccccgcccgccctgggggGCTGGACTCACCGAGGAAGGGAAGTACTTGTACGATTCCTGTGCCGGCAGGAGGAAGGCCCAGGTCAGCCCCAGGTGGATGGAGGGGACCCTGCCCTAGCCCTTCCCACAAGTGCCCGACTCCACCAACGAGCCCCGCCTCGCCTCCCTAGACACACCAGCACACCCCGCCCCCCATCGCCAGGACATGCTCGGCCCTGCTCCAGCTGCGCTGACACGTCTGACCACCTAGGAACGCCTGGCCCTACCCCGTGCATCTGGGGTTGCGGACTCCCCTGCTAGCCCAGCACATCTGGTCACGACTCACTCGTCTGAACCAGCCAGGTCCCTCCCCACCTGTCCGTATGCGATTAGGCCCCACCTCACCCGGCCCACCCATCCTAGCCTCAATCAGCTCTTCCCAGACATCCTGGCCCCCCACCTGaccctgcccagctctgcccatGCTCACCCGGGCCCGAAGCTGGCACTGACGCAGCCGGCACTTCTGCCGGATCTTGTTGGGGCCCCCAAACTTCTTCATGTCTCGGCAGAAGTCACAGTGGCCACAGTCTTCGGTGCGCCGGCAGGCCTCACACTCACCACACATACGGGCTGACCGTTTgatctgctgctgctgctggtgatgCTAGCAAGAGGCGCCCGCAACACAGCTCAGGAACCGAGCAGGGCCTGAGATGGGATCACCTCCCCTAACCCAGCCATCGCGGCCACTCACCTGGCTGGGTGTGGCCACCAGGGGCTGTGGAGAGGATTTGTGGGGCGAAGCAGAGCCCCGAGCAAGCATGGCCCCAACCCCTGTCCCTGACCCCGCCCGGCGCTGCAGGTCCAGATCCGGGGCAGGTCTCTTGCGCCCTCCACCCTCATCCCGGGGCTCACTGCCGTCTCGCTCAGTGCTGTCCCTCTCCCGTGACTTCTTGTGCCGATAGCGGATCTCCAGCTTGGGGTCCTTCTCTGCGGGGCAGAGGGTGGAGCCAGCGTGGGTTGGCACCGGGGGATGTGGATGGCACGAgaactctttcttcctcttctctcctcttcggTCCCACCCGCCTGCTCTGTCTCCCTACTCCAGAGCAGAGCTGTCCCTGCCGGTGGAGCTTTCTATCACAGCTCACGATGGAGCCTCCATTCCGGCTTAGCACTGACCAACAATCACTCTGCCCACAGATGCAGATCACTACTCCCCGTGAACCACCCTCCCATTAaggcttctccttctcctccctggcAGCCCCAGCTGCCTGCCCTGTCCACTCCGGTCCCTCACCTCGGCACTCCCGGCAGTACCACTCCCGGATGGCCTTGGCCATCTTCTCAGTGATCCGGATGCAGTCCCCATGAAACCACTCGTTGCAGTTGTCACAGCCGCTGCGGAGGATGGGGCGAGTGAGGGAGATGCGAGGGGCCAGACCCATCGGCCTCTCCCCACCCGGCCAGGTGTCCATCCCGCCCACCGCTCCGCGGCTCACATCATGAAGCAGTTGATGTCTGGTTTGCGGCAGATGCAGTAGATGGGCGCGTTTTCCCCGTTCTCTGACTTGCTGTCCTCCCCGGCATCTGGAGGCTCTGGGTCTGAAGCGTCCGCCTCCTGTGGGAGCCCCCAACATGGCTCCTTAGAGAACCCCCATCATGATGCCTCATCCCTCCAGTACAGCTCCATCACGGCTCACCACAGACCTCAACAGTCTGCCAATAGACTTCCCACCATGGCTCCTCATAAATCTCCCCACCATAGTCCCCACAGACCACCCCCCCTCACTCACCGCTGACACCCCCTTAGCCTGCTTATAAACCCCTATCACTCTGCCTCTGAACTTCCAATCGCTTACCCCACTGACACCCCATCATTCTATTCACCCACTGAGCCAGCTGCTGCCCGTTACAGACACCGCATCGCTCACCACATTTTGTCCTCGTCATGGCATCTCACAGACCCCCATCACCGGGTCTCAAGACAGCACGGTTCCCCTCAGTTCCTCCGTTACTAACCTCACAGACAACCCCGCCCCCCTAGATCCCCCGATACAGACTCATCACGGCTCACTCCAGACTGCCCAATACAACACTTCGCAAACCCCTCATCACTCCGCACAAAGAACCCCCCATTCGGACCCCCAAGAAACTACCACTAAACTTCCATTACGGACTCGCATAATGGCTCATCACATAACTCTCAGACGGTTCACACACGAGTAAAAAAACCTGACCAGCAGACCCCCATCATTCTAAGGCTCGACAGTCCCCCGCCCCATTCTGCCCACTGACTCCCGTTATGGTTCGCCACAAACCCCCATGCGTCTGCCGATGGACACCACCATTTCCAGCCCCACTGACCTCTACCGCCGACTCCCTCCTGGGACCTCGTACTCACCATCTCTTCGCTCCCAGCGCACCCCTTCTCGAACCCCGCCAGCGACCCGCGAGCCTACACAGTCCCTCAGCGTCGTCCCCGGCCGTTGCAAAAGCGCCCACCAGCACTTCCGGTTTTCGTCGCGCCTCCCAGGCACTACTGCGCAGGCCCAGTGCGTCGGCTCCGCGACAAACAAGTCGGTCGCCCGCCTAGAGCTCCGACAGTCTCTCAGGCGCCGCCATCTTGACTACTGAGACCGTACGGCGGCGAGTCCATACATTCTCAGGAAACATGGCCACGCCTGTATTTCTGGACGCCTCCATCTTGGAGTCTGATTCCGTAAGATGGCGTAGTCCGTACGTTCACTGGCAACACATGGCAGCGTGCTAATCGGCTTCCGAGAGGGCGCCGCCATCTTGGCGGTCGATTCCGGCGCCAGCAGCTGGTACTGCCTAGATGTTCACAGGGAAAGGGGCCCGCTTTAGGAACACTACCTGGATTAAGTCGCTCTCATATCACCGTAAAATCATTTTTCCCTTCTGCAGGTACTAATCGGCGCCGGCATACTGTGTGCCTTACGCTGGGAAGGAAAGCAGTCCCTTTGTCATATGCCTCCCACATTACCTCTGATTGAAGAAATCTTTGTATATTGGGGGCTGGGGAAGCCAGTCAGGCTTATACCTGATGTGGCCTGAACTTTATGTAAACTGGAACAGCCTGACTTACGGTCTGTCAAATATATGTTGTACATTTGTTTTAACCATTACAGTAAAGCATGCCCACTCTGACAATAGGGGGAAATGCTTCCCTTCCTATGACACCGATGCTAGTATTCCTTGGAAGACAAAGTTCCCGTCCCAGATGCCAAGGTCATGCTCACTCACTGTGTATCTGATAATTTGTAACTATACATCTCCGttgaaaccttgaaggaatgtACCTCTGTCATGTCTGAtatatgttctttgttctgacacgGTATAAAACTGctgaaatgggcttccctggtggcgcagtggttgagagtacgcctgccgatgcaggggacacgggttcgtgtcccggtccgggaggatcccacatgccgcggagcggctgggcccatgagccaaggccgctgggcctgcacgtccggagcctgtgctccgcaacgggagaggcccgcgtaccgcaaaaaaaaaaaaaaaaaaaaaaaactgctgaaaaccatgcttctctggAGTGTTTTCTTCCTCGGTGGAGGCTGCACTCCTGGGCCAGTCCTCATCTTGGAGCAAATAAAACTCTCTTATATTCTTTAatatagattgtttattgataTCTGTGTTGCTACCTCCCACCACTCTTTCCAGCTGTCACACTCCTTAGCCAGGCCTCGCAAGATGATTCAGCCTCTGGGCCTCTACAGCAGCATTCATCCATCAGAATTAGTCCAGAGCAACAATCGATGGCCATAAATGATGGTGACCTGACCATCTCTGGTGAGAATGGTTGGACCAAAGTAGACTTTGAAATCAGGGACCACCAGCTTCACCAAGTCTTCCTCTGACCACACAATGGGTCTGTCACTTGGGGTGCTTAGCCAATGAACACACCAAGAACTTTCAATTAAAGCagaagcatttattacttgtttaTTACTAGCAACAAGTAAGGAGACAGGGAGATAGCTCTCAAAGcactgtgtaaaaaaaaaaaaaaaaaaagggacttgcCTGctggtaagactctgcgcttcaaATGCAGGGcccatgggttctatccctggttggggaaataggatcccacatgccacacggtgtggcaaaaaaaaaaaaaaaaaaatcactgtgtcGCTGGGGAGTTTTAAGCCTGGGGAAGGCATGATCATGATAATGAGGCAAAGGTTACTCTAGGTTGCCCAAAACTGCAAGTAAGTAGGTGCTTGGTTACTTTTTCTCACTGTGGTATCTTGTTGACTGGAATGCACTGTAACCTTTTTGGAACATCTGGTGTCTGCAGCTTTCTGCAAATTAATGGCTAGTTTCTGCAAAACAAAGCACACTTTGGTTTAACCCCATCTCATCCCTACTGTTGCCTAGCTGACACCCACCACTACCGGAGCATAGATTTCCTCAATTCCTGGTGATGTCCCCGTTGGTTCTcttatttcatatgtatttagTATTCTCTcctataaagttaatttttaaattttttttaaaaattatgttatgtATAAGCAAAAATCTGTACAGATCAGAGAGCTAGACATCTCTTCAGGGTAATGTTCTAACCTGGGCAACCATGAAAATCAAGTGGGGTACAAAACGTCAGTACACCtgcccccctccacacacacactggaTACGGAAGTTGTGGTCATTATAAATGTCCACATGTCCACGTTCAAAGTCAAAATGACTTTCTTTCAGGTTGAGGAGAAGGGTctggggaaaatgaaaatttttaccCTTGGCTGAGAGTTTTTCTGGCTTTCTTGGCTCTGGACATAGTAGCAACTTTTTTGCTATTCGTGGTTTagacttgattttattttcacctTTCCTAAACATTTTTACTCATGGTCTCTTCCACACTGTCACAGACACCAAGACACAGAGGCTACAACATGGGTTCTGTGACCTCCTCCCCAAAGGGGTTTTTAACCCACTAAACAGAGACCTTCAGATACAGCATGAGACTtgcctcatttttatttattaatgtagAATTAATCTTAATTGGATTGtaacttattttaattaatataatttaatttttagtttagtttttcatttaatgtatTAAATTAACTTTAGTATAGTTGAATATGTGTTGGTAAGGTacttagataaatttattttattaccatcaattaatgaattttatataattcacttttaattttattacagtTTGATGTAGGAAAATAAGTTTAAGGCAATATAGTTCAAGTTTAACTGAAATTTAGTTActcaaattaaatttaatttaacataattgaatttgcatttattaaatttaatttggtttaaaacaatttaatattaatttaatgtattaaattcaatgtcttgtgtatttttaatttcaatttaattttggtttaatttagtatattacattttatttcatatggtttaatttagttcatttaattttacatatttaaattttaattcaaattcaCCTTAATTcattaaactaaaattttattatgtaattaatTACACTGAGTTAACTAAATTTATAGTCAATtactatatttttgaaatataatttattaaattaaatatgatttatttaattaagaaaaaacagtgaCAAAACATAAATTACCCAAATCATGAACGCAAAAGAGccatcactacagatcctacagATATTGACTAGAGAATATTATTCACACATTTATACTGacttaatgtaatatatttgactgcttagatgaaatggacaaattccttgtcTTTAGTAAGACAATTTACCAAAATAACACATGAGGAAATAGAAACTTTGAGTAgccatatagatacaaaattatttGAGTTTCTGATTAAAAAccatcccacaaagaaaactccaagtCCAGATTACTTCACTAGtaaattctgtcaaatattta
This genomic window contains:
- the CXXC1 gene encoding CXXC-type zinc finger protein 1 isoform X1, giving the protein MEPCWGLPQEADASDPEPPDAGEDSKSENGENAPIYCICRKPDINCFMIGCDNCNEWFHGDCIRITEKMAKAIREWYCRECREKDPKLEIRYRHKKSRERDSTERDGSEPRDEGGGRKRPAPDLDLQRRAGSGTGVGAMLARGSASPHKSSPQPLVATPSQHHQQQQQIKRSARMCGECEACRRTEDCGHCDFCRDMKKFGGPNKIRQKCRLRQCQLRARESYKYFPSSLSPVMPSESLPRPRRPLPTQQQPQPSQKLGRIREDEGAVAAAAVKELPEATATPEPLSDEDLPLDPDLYQDFCAGAFDDHGLPWMSDTEESPFLDPALRKRAVKVKHVKRREKKSEKKKEERYKRHRQKQKHKDKWKHPERTDAKDPALLPQCLGPGCVRAAQPGSKYCSDDCGMKLAANRIYEILPQRIQQWQQSPCIAEEHGKKLLERIRREQQSARTRLQEMERRFHELEAIILRAKQQAVREDEESNEGDSDDTDLQIFCVSCGHPINPRVALRHMERCYAKYESQTSFGSMYPTRIEGATRLFCDVYNPQSKTYCKRLQVLCPEHSRDPKVPADEVCGCPLVRDVFELTGEFCRLPKRQCNRHYCWEKLRRAEVDLERVRVWYKLDELFEQERNVRTAMTNRAGLLALMLHQTIQHDPLTTDLRSSADR
- the CXXC1 gene encoding CXXC-type zinc finger protein 1 isoform X3 translates to MEPCWGLPQEADASDPEPPDAGEDSKSENGENAPIYCICRKPDINCFMIGCDNCNEWFHGDCIRITEKMAKAIREWYCRECREKDPKLEIRYRHKKSRERDSTERDGSEPRDEGGGRKRPAPDLDLQRRAGSGTGVGAMLARGSASPHKSSPQPLVATPSQHHQQQQQIKRSARMCGECEACRRTEDCGHCDFCRDMKKFGGPNKIRQKCRLRQCQLRARLSPVMPSESLPRPRRPLPTQQQPQPSQKLGRIREDEGAVAAAAVKELPEATATPEPLSDEDLPLDPDLYQDFCAGAFDDHGLPWMSDTEESPFLDPALRKRAVKVKHVKRREKKSEKKKEERYKRHRQKQKHKDKWKHPERTDAKDPALLPQCLGPGCVRAAQPGSKYCSDDCGMKLAANRIYEILPQRIQQWQQSPCIAEEHGKKLLERIRREQQSARTRLQEMERRFHELEAIILRAKQQAVREDEESNEGDSDDTDLQIFCVSCGHPINPRVALRHMERCYAKYESQTSFGSMYPTRIEGATRLFCDVYNPQSKTYCKRLQVLCPEHSRDPKVPADEVCGCPLVRDVFELTGEFCRLPKRQCNRHYCWEKLRRAEVDLERVRVWYKLDELFEQERNVRTAMTNRAGLLALMLHQTIQHDPLTTDLRSSADR
- the CXXC1 gene encoding CXXC-type zinc finger protein 1 isoform X4: MGTASGSLRRWPRPSGSGTAGSAEHHQQQQQIKRSARMCGECEACRRTEDCGHCDFCRDMKKFGGPNKIRQKCRLRQCQLRARESYKYFPSSLSPVMPSESLPRPRRPLPTQQQPQPSQKLGRIREDEGAVAAAAVKELPEATATPEPLSDEDLPLDPDLYQDFCAGAFDDHGLPWMSDTEESPFLDPALRKRAVKVKHVKRREKKSEKKKEERYKRHRQKQKHKDKWKHPERTDAKDPALLPQCLGPGCVRAAQPGSKYCSDDCGMKLAANRIYEILPQRIQQWQQSPCIAEEHGKKLLERIRREQQSARTRLQEMERRFHELEAIILRAKQQAVREDEESNEGDSDDTDLQIFCVSCGHPINPRVALRHMERCYAKYESQTSFGSMYPTRIEGATRLFCDVYNPQSKTYCKRLQVLCPEHSRDPKVPADEVCGCPLVRDVFELTGEFCRLPKRQCNRHYCWEKLRRAEVDLERVRVWYKLDELFEQERNVRTAMTNRAGLLALMLHQTIQHDPLTTDLRSSADR
- the CXXC1 gene encoding CXXC-type zinc finger protein 1 isoform X2 translates to MEADASDPEPPDAGEDSKSENGENAPIYCICRKPDINCFMIGCDNCNEWFHGDCIRITEKMAKAIREWYCRECREKDPKLEIRYRHKKSRERDSTERDGSEPRDEGGGRKRPAPDLDLQRRAGSGTGVGAMLARGSASPHKSSPQPLVATPSQHHQQQQQIKRSARMCGECEACRRTEDCGHCDFCRDMKKFGGPNKIRQKCRLRQCQLRARESYKYFPSSLSPVMPSESLPRPRRPLPTQQQPQPSQKLGRIREDEGAVAAAAVKELPEATATPEPLSDEDLPLDPDLYQDFCAGAFDDHGLPWMSDTEESPFLDPALRKRAVKVKHVKRREKKSEKKKEERYKRHRQKQKHKDKWKHPERTDAKDPALLPQCLGPGCVRAAQPGSKYCSDDCGMKLAANRIYEILPQRIQQWQQSPCIAEEHGKKLLERIRREQQSARTRLQEMERRFHELEAIILRAKQQAVREDEESNEGDSDDTDLQIFCVSCGHPINPRVALRHMERCYAKYESQTSFGSMYPTRIEGATRLFCDVYNPQSKTYCKRLQVLCPEHSRDPKVPADEVCGCPLVRDVFELTGEFCRLPKRQCNRHYCWEKLRRAEVDLERVRVWYKLDELFEQERNVRTAMTNRAGLLALMLHQTIQHDPLTTDLRSSADR